Proteins from a single region of Bradyrhizobium diazoefficiens:
- the tyrS gene encoding tyrosine--tRNA ligase, which produces MTAFKSDFLNTLQERGFIHQCSDFDGLDALAAKGEAIAYVGYDCTAPSLHIGNYLTMMLLHWLQQSGNKPITLMGGGTTMVGDPSGKDETRAIRTVAEIEANKASIRGVFAKVLRYGDGKSDAIMLDNAEWLTKLNWIEMLRDVGRHFSVNRMLTMDSVRLRLEREQEMSFIEFNYMICQAYDFVELARRTGCHLQMGGSDQWGNIIMGVDLGRRMGTHQLFALTTPLLTTASGAKMGKTAQGAVWLNADQFSPYDFWQYWRNTEDADVGKFLKLFTTLPMSEIRKFEALGGSEINEAKKVLATEATALLHGRDAANEAAETARRTFEEGALAESLPTVEIPRGELETGLGVLNAFVKAGLVTSNGEARRQIKGGGLRVNDEPVTDEKMGLSAANLTPEGVIKLSFGKKKHVLIRPA; this is translated from the coding sequence ATGACTGCATTTAAATCGGATTTCCTCAACACCCTGCAGGAACGTGGATTCATCCACCAATGCTCCGATTTCGACGGGCTGGACGCCCTCGCCGCCAAGGGCGAGGCGATCGCCTATGTCGGCTACGACTGTACCGCTCCCTCGCTGCACATCGGCAACTACCTGACCATGATGCTGCTGCACTGGCTTCAGCAATCCGGCAACAAGCCGATCACGCTGATGGGCGGCGGCACCACCATGGTCGGCGATCCCTCCGGCAAAGACGAGACCCGCGCGATCCGCACCGTCGCCGAGATCGAGGCCAACAAGGCGTCGATCCGCGGCGTGTTCGCAAAAGTGCTGCGCTATGGCGATGGCAAGAGCGACGCCATCATGCTCGACAATGCCGAGTGGTTAACCAAACTGAACTGGATCGAGATGTTGCGCGACGTCGGCCGGCATTTCTCGGTCAACCGCATGCTGACGATGGACTCCGTGCGCCTGCGGCTCGAGCGCGAGCAGGAGATGAGCTTCATCGAGTTCAATTACATGATCTGCCAGGCTTACGATTTCGTCGAGTTGGCCAGGCGCACCGGCTGCCATTTGCAGATGGGCGGCTCGGATCAGTGGGGCAACATCATCATGGGCGTCGATCTCGGGCGCCGCATGGGCACGCATCAGCTGTTCGCGCTGACGACGCCGCTGCTGACGACCGCGTCGGGCGCCAAGATGGGCAAAACCGCGCAAGGCGCGGTGTGGCTCAACGCCGACCAGTTCAGCCCTTACGATTTCTGGCAGTACTGGCGCAACACCGAGGATGCCGACGTCGGCAAGTTCCTGAAGTTGTTCACGACGCTGCCGATGAGCGAGATCAGGAAGTTCGAGGCGCTCGGCGGCTCAGAGATCAACGAGGCCAAGAAGGTGCTGGCGACGGAAGCGACCGCCCTGTTGCATGGCCGCGATGCCGCGAACGAGGCTGCCGAAACCGCGCGCCGCACTTTCGAGGAAGGTGCACTCGCCGAAAGCCTGCCGACGGTCGAAATTCCGCGCGGCGAGTTGGAGACCGGCCTCGGCGTGCTCAACGCCTTCGTCAAGGCGGGACTCGTCACTTCCAACGGCGAAGCGCGACGTCAGATCAAGGGCGGCGGCCTGCGCGTCAATGACGAGCCTGTCACAGATGAAAAGATGGGGCTGTCTGCCGCCAATCTGACGCCGGAAGGCGTGATCAAGCTATCCTTCGGCAAGAAGAAGCACGTCCTCATCAGGCCTGCATAG
- a CDS encoding anhydro-N-acetylmuramic acid kinase, whose protein sequence is MMLTALGLMSGTSLDGVDVALIETDGRQVKAFGPSGYRPYSPAERNLLRQALSEAVHLPQRDARPGILAEAERAVTRAHAEAVAAFVAQNRMKPEEIDIVGFHGQTVLHRPERRLTVQIGDAPALAKAIHVPVMYDFRAADVEAGGQGAPLVPVYHRALAQSLAREGPIVVVNIGGVSNITYIDGNDTLIACDTGPGNALLDDFMYRTMNKAFDAEGKFAALGKADEAWISRALQLPFFAVPPPKSLDRNDFAALRLGDVAPADGAATLTAFTAAAIARIIPLLPRRPRSWIVCGGGARNLTMLRMLRERVGTATVEAAETLGWASDAIEAQAFGFLAARGLKGLPLSYPATTGVPMPMTGGVIARP, encoded by the coding sequence ATGATGTTGACGGCACTCGGTTTGATGAGCGGCACCTCGCTGGATGGGGTGGATGTCGCGCTGATCGAAACCGATGGAAGGCAGGTGAAGGCGTTCGGGCCGTCCGGCTACCGGCCCTATAGCCCGGCCGAGCGCAATCTGCTTCGCCAGGCGCTAAGCGAGGCCGTGCACCTGCCGCAGCGCGATGCCCGGCCGGGGATTTTGGCCGAGGCCGAACGGGCGGTGACGCGGGCGCACGCCGAGGCAGTCGCCGCCTTCGTCGCCCAGAACCGGATGAAGCCGGAGGAGATCGACATCGTCGGCTTCCACGGCCAGACCGTGCTGCACCGTCCCGAACGGCGGCTGACCGTCCAGATCGGCGATGCGCCGGCCCTTGCCAAAGCCATCCATGTCCCTGTGATGTACGATTTCCGCGCCGCCGACGTCGAGGCCGGCGGGCAGGGCGCGCCGCTCGTGCCGGTTTATCACCGGGCGCTGGCGCAATCGCTGGCGCGCGAGGGGCCGATCGTCGTGGTGAATATCGGCGGTGTTTCCAACATCACCTATATCGACGGCAACGACACGTTGATCGCCTGCGACACCGGGCCCGGCAACGCGCTGCTCGACGATTTCATGTACCGCACCATGAACAAGGCGTTCGACGCGGAAGGAAAATTTGCTGCGCTCGGCAAGGCCGACGAGGCCTGGATTTCCCGCGCGCTGCAGTTGCCGTTCTTCGCAGTCCCGCCGCCGAAATCACTCGACCGCAACGACTTTGCCGCCTTGAGGCTCGGCGACGTTGCGCCGGCCGACGGCGCGGCGACGCTCACCGCTTTCACTGCGGCTGCGATCGCGCGCATCATTCCGTTGTTGCCGCGGCGGCCGCGGAGCTGGATCGTCTGCGGCGGCGGCGCGCGCAATCTCACCATGCTGCGCATGCTGAGGGAGCGGGTCGGAACGGCGACCGTAGAGGCCGCCGAGACGCTGGGCTGGGCCTCCGACGCCATCGAGGCGCAGGCCTTCGGCTTCCTCGCCGCGCGTGGCCTCAAGGGCCTGCCGCTGTCCTATCCCGCTACCACGGGCGTGCCGATGCCGATGACCGGCGGAGTGATCGCGCGCCCGTGA
- a CDS encoding M23 family metallopeptidase, producing the protein MSKSSAQYSQYPQHQPHDHGRAFHRRPATAAAVAAIPLPDTDDAYTILHHGKQVRFGPVVFWIVVGTVVLLGLWSAATATYFAFRDDVLTRLIARQAEMQYAYEDRIAELRARVDRTTSRQLLDQEQFDQKLDQIMKRQTALESRATALGAMPDITGSIPRAAPQRGDSAQTSQGTPKPSPISDTVIFVAPPDREARLESRAPTVMAQPANQFARNQGFDNVLVRLTSSLDQVERRQIAALNAVEEGMDSRMRRVRGVVSDLGLNIASLEAAVPRTAMGGPFVPVKLAANAGPFEKQLYRINVTRAEMDRLNRTLAQVPYRKPVVGEVEFTSGFGVRSDPFLGRPAMHTGLDFRAATGDPARVTANGKVVSAGWSGGYGRMVEVDHGNGLSTRYGHLSEINVKVGEIVKIGQVIGLVGSTGRSTGPHLHYETRIDGEAVDPQKFLRAGVRLSAG; encoded by the coding sequence ATGTCGAAAAGTTCTGCCCAATATTCGCAGTACCCGCAACATCAGCCGCACGACCACGGACGGGCCTTCCATCGCCGTCCAGCCACTGCGGCGGCGGTAGCCGCTATTCCCCTTCCCGATACTGACGACGCCTACACCATCCTCCATCACGGCAAGCAGGTTCGCTTCGGGCCGGTGGTGTTTTGGATCGTGGTCGGCACCGTCGTTCTGCTCGGGCTGTGGTCGGCGGCAACCGCCACCTATTTCGCCTTCCGCGACGACGTCCTGACCCGGCTGATCGCGCGCCAGGCCGAGATGCAGTACGCCTATGAAGACCGCATCGCCGAGCTGCGCGCCAGGGTCGATCGCACGACCAGCCGGCAGCTGCTCGACCAGGAGCAGTTCGACCAGAAGCTCGACCAGATCATGAAGCGTCAGACGGCGCTGGAGTCCCGGGCCACGGCGCTCGGCGCCATGCCTGATATCACCGGATCGATTCCCCGCGCAGCGCCGCAGCGCGGCGATTCGGCGCAGACGTCGCAAGGCACGCCAAAACCGTCACCGATCAGCGACACCGTGATCTTCGTGGCGCCGCCCGACCGCGAGGCGCGGCTCGAATCGCGCGCCCCAACCGTGATGGCCCAACCCGCCAATCAATTCGCCAGGAATCAGGGCTTTGACAACGTCCTGGTCCGGCTCACGAGCTCGCTCGATCAGGTTGAGCGCCGCCAGATCGCAGCGCTCAACGCCGTCGAGGAAGGCATGGATTCGCGCATGCGGCGGGTGCGCGGCGTGGTCAGCGACCTCGGCTTGAACATCGCCAGTCTCGAGGCGGCCGTGCCGCGCACCGCGATGGGCGGTCCGTTCGTGCCGGTGAAGCTCGCCGCGAATGCCGGCCCCTTCGAGAAGCAGCTCTACCGCATCAACGTCACCCGCGCCGAAATGGACCGGCTCAACCGCACGCTGGCGCAGGTGCCCTATCGCAAGCCTGTCGTCGGTGAGGTCGAATTCACCTCCGGCTTCGGCGTTCGCAGCGATCCCTTCCTCGGCCGTCCCGCGATGCACACCGGTCTCGACTTTCGCGCCGCGACCGGCGATCCCGCGCGCGTCACGGCCAACGGCAAGGTGGTCTCGGCCGGCTGGTCCGGTGGTTACGGCCGCATGGTCGAGGTCGATCACGGCAACGGGCTGTCGACCCGCTACGGCCATCTCTCCGAGATCAACGTCAAGGTCGGCGAGATCGTGAAAATCGGCCAGGTCATCGGTCTCGTCGGCTCGACCGGCCGTTCGACCGGTCCGCATCTGCACTACGAAACCCGCATCGATGGCGAAGCCGTCGATCCGCAGAAGTTCTTGCGCGCCGGCGTGCGGCTGAGCGCGGGCTAA
- a CDS encoding peroxiredoxin encodes MSKKSRKKSSNAPSGSPTAKNKPMKIRASTQTRSAKTQPASAGKSSKTGAKTTSHKAASKQLKSSKKASNPAVPASGAKSALTESQKAPAFRLPRDGGHVVTSADYAGRKLVLFFYPRADTPGCTREAIDFTRLKDAFTSAGTAVLGISADPLKAQEKFRDKHSLGIPLISDEQHEMLEAYGAWGEKSMYGKRFLGILRTTVLIGADGKVARIWRNVRVDGHADEVLAAARSL; translated from the coding sequence ATGTCCAAGAAATCCCGAAAGAAATCGTCCAACGCGCCCTCCGGCAGTCCGACCGCTAAAAACAAGCCCATGAAAATACGGGCATCGACGCAAACGCGCAGCGCGAAAACACAGCCGGCATCGGCCGGCAAATCAAGCAAGACAGGCGCAAAGACAACATCGCATAAGGCCGCATCGAAACAGTTAAAATCTTCTAAAAAGGCGTCCAACCCCGCCGTGCCGGCGTCCGGCGCCAAATCCGCTCTGACCGAGAGCCAGAAGGCCCCCGCGTTCCGCCTGCCCCGCGACGGCGGCCATGTGGTCACCTCGGCAGATTATGCCGGCCGGAAGCTGGTCCTGTTCTTCTATCCCCGCGCCGATACTCCGGGCTGCACCCGCGAGGCGATCGACTTCACACGACTCAAGGATGCCTTCACGTCTGCCGGCACCGCCGTGCTGGGCATTTCGGCCGATCCATTAAAGGCCCAGGAGAAGTTCCGCGACAAGCACAGCCTCGGCATCCCGTTGATCTCGGACGAGCAGCACGAGATGCTGGAGGCCTATGGCGCCTGGGGCGAAAAATCGATGTACGGCAAGCGTTTTCTCGGGATTCTTCGCACCACGGTGTTGATCGGGGCCGACGGCAAAGTGGCCAGGATCTGGCGCAACGTCCGGGTTGATGGCCATGCCGACGAGGTGCTGGCAGCGGCAAGAAGTCTTTAA
- a CDS encoding glutathione S-transferase family protein yields the protein MTTSSETPASLKLISHKLCPYVQRAVIALKEKGVPFERIDIDLANKPDWFLKLSPLGKVPVLVVTTDKGEVALFESNVICEYIEETQGGAKLHPADALKRAEHRAWMEFGSAILGDLWGLETTTNPATFEGKRQALAAKLARVEAALSAGPFFAGAEFSLVDAVFAPVFRYFDVFDELAELGIFSDLPKVRAWRAKLAKRPSVRTAVGADYPQLLRAFLVRHDAHLLKLAA from the coding sequence ATGACGACCTCATCTGAAACGCCCGCTTCACTGAAACTCATCAGCCACAAGCTTTGCCCCTACGTGCAGCGCGCGGTGATCGCGCTCAAGGAGAAGGGCGTGCCGTTCGAGCGGATTGACATCGATCTCGCCAACAAGCCGGACTGGTTTCTAAAGCTGTCGCCGCTCGGCAAGGTGCCGGTCCTGGTGGTGACGACGGACAAGGGCGAGGTCGCGCTGTTCGAAAGCAATGTAATTTGCGAGTACATTGAGGAGACGCAGGGCGGCGCGAAACTGCATCCGGCCGACGCGCTGAAGCGCGCTGAACACCGCGCCTGGATGGAGTTCGGCTCGGCAATCCTAGGTGATCTCTGGGGCCTGGAGACGACGACGAATCCGGCAACCTTCGAAGGCAAGCGTCAGGCGCTCGCAGCGAAATTGGCGCGTGTCGAGGCCGCGCTCAGCGCAGGCCCGTTCTTCGCCGGCGCGGAGTTCAGTCTGGTCGATGCCGTGTTCGCTCCCGTCTTTCGCTATTTCGACGTATTCGACGAACTGGCCGAACTCGGCATCTTCAGCGATCTGCCGAAGGTGCGCGCCTGGCGCGCGAAGCTCGCGAAGCGTCCGAGCGTTCGCACGGCGGTCGGCGCGGACTATCCGCAATTGCTGCGCGCTTTCCTCGTTCGGCACGACGCGCATCTGCTCAAGCTCGCGGCCTGA
- a CDS encoding MFS transporter: MDQKTPREISKEQANTQQGAVRTALVVLALCFTLAVLGRGLSESFTVFLKPISENFGWDRGQVVSIYSLTWLISGLTAPLVGRLFDHSGPRIVYALGLLLLGSAFLIAGHAQALWQFQISIGLCVGVGVAFIGNVPNSILLGRWFGPKLPTAMAVVYSAMGGGVLALLPASQLLIDRLGWRETYQVYGFAALGLLVPLMLLPWRRFAAGSPHITKKTDPDFVDNGWTLLSAMRHHAFWALFSTFFFTAVGMYAIAAQIVAYLIDAGFPPLQAATAWGFSGVVLVFGMLGVSALDGLIGRRPSVLLSYAISILGIFLLWLLQYYPNVILLTGFVICFGSMMGSRGPLITATAMKIFRGKRVGTIYGTISIGSGLGSAFGSWSGGLIHDATHGYNALLVFALASVVLGMIPFLIVPALRR; the protein is encoded by the coding sequence ATGGATCAGAAGACGCCCAGGGAAATATCGAAGGAACAGGCAAACACGCAGCAAGGCGCGGTACGCACCGCGCTTGTCGTGCTCGCGCTGTGCTTCACGCTGGCCGTGCTCGGCCGCGGCCTGAGCGAAAGCTTCACGGTCTTCCTCAAACCGATCTCCGAAAATTTCGGCTGGGACCGCGGGCAAGTCGTCTCGATCTATTCGCTGACCTGGCTCATCAGCGGACTGACGGCGCCGCTGGTCGGCCGCCTGTTCGATCATTCCGGGCCGCGCATCGTCTATGCGCTTGGCCTATTGCTGCTCGGCTCAGCTTTCCTGATCGCAGGCCATGCGCAGGCGCTCTGGCAATTCCAGATATCGATCGGATTGTGCGTCGGCGTTGGCGTCGCCTTCATCGGCAATGTGCCGAACTCGATCCTGCTCGGCCGCTGGTTCGGGCCAAAGCTGCCGACTGCGATGGCGGTGGTGTACTCGGCGATGGGCGGCGGCGTGCTGGCGCTGCTGCCGGCCTCGCAGCTGCTGATCGATCGCCTCGGCTGGCGCGAGACCTACCAGGTCTACGGCTTCGCCGCGCTCGGCCTGCTGGTGCCGCTCATGCTCCTGCCCTGGCGCAGATTCGCAGCCGGCTCGCCGCACATCACCAAGAAGACCGATCCTGATTTCGTCGACAACGGCTGGACGTTATTGAGCGCGATGCGCCACCACGCCTTCTGGGCGCTGTTTTCGACCTTCTTCTTTACCGCCGTCGGCATGTACGCGATCGCAGCCCAAATCGTGGCCTATCTGATCGACGCCGGCTTTCCGCCACTCCAGGCCGCGACAGCCTGGGGCTTTTCGGGCGTCGTGCTGGTGTTCGGAATGCTTGGCGTGTCCGCGCTCGACGGGTTGATCGGGCGCCGGCCATCGGTTCTGCTCAGCTACGCGATCTCGATCCTCGGCATCTTCCTGCTCTGGCTGCTTCAGTATTATCCGAACGTTATTCTGCTTACCGGCTTCGTCATCTGCTTCGGCAGCATGATGGGCTCGCGCGGGCCGCTGATCACGGCAACCGCGATGAAGATCTTCAGAGGCAAGCGGGTCGGCACGATCTACGGCACCATCTCGATCGGCAGCGGGCTGGGCTCCGCCTTCGGCTCCTGGAGCGGCGGCCTGATCCACGACGCGACCCACGGCTACAACGCGCTGCTCGTCTTCGCACTTGCGAGCGTGGTGCTCGGGATGATCCCGTTCCTGATCGTACCCGCCTTGCGGCGCTAG
- a CDS encoding DUF3971 domain-containing protein, with translation MPGRGASIPVDGCGPGGAQSNDGRLYREAMARNTSPQDHNRDFGRNGGHQEQPQWNEADWDQDQEEEAGHRARRLLSRSSSRFRFGDGLSALRRALPGGRWLRRMSIVLGALIIIFVGCFGALWWRLGAGPINVDVATPWLAAAIEDNIGHGNTVEVGGTQIERAGRIRIAVRIRDIIVRDHDHAIVASAPKAEVRLSGVALLSGHLRAESLNLVDAELAIRIAPDGTVTVSAGDTAKPLATGVASKKEAGLPPTFPRNGVPPPPFGMAPATPDAPSQAAPQPTAQNGILQGLDWLDSLSMTGLDGQNLNEIGLKNGNLIVDDQQRGSKWTFENITLSLRRPSHGGVTLSLGEEGAHPWSLRATIGPAENGVRSLDIRADRVSTSNILLALRVKDLTYTADLPLTGEMKGELGRDGVPTFFRGKVTVGAGNIIDTDTPDYPMAIDSAEINVEWDAGRRVLVAPFKILSGANRLTLLAHLEPPNGTTNDWQLGFSGGSILLGGIDNEPPLVFNRIAIGFRFDTDHKRMLLTQADISNGEIGVAGTGAIDYSGEPRLTLGFAGTPMSASALKRMWPTLVVPELRQWVIERIERGTLQRIEVGINSPTRNLPRKGPPIPDDGLSVNIVASGVAVRPVDGMPVVHDADLKAHVTGRTATVNIGQGIADTPAGRKITISDFIFEVPDMAPKPSPSRTRFRVEGPVPAAAEMLSNDRLSDLSSTVVDPNTSKGTFTANIQLALPVKGELTKADTVYAVTADLNGFAADKLVMNQKLEANNLKIVANNQGYQVKGDVKINGQAASLDYRKATDGDADVKLQTTLDDAGRARLGFDLSPAVSGSVPIKLSGKIAGGPDATTKLGIEADLTSVKLDNILPGWVKLPGKSSKATFKVVPTAQSTRLEDIVVEGGGASIKGSLEVDPNGDLMNANFPIYAPSDGDKTSLKVERGQDGVVRGTMRGDVFDGRGFLKSAISGNSKDDSKSKLKNVDFDMDVKLGTVAGFNGEAMRSVDAKMSKRSGAIKAFSLSGRIGQNTPVAADLRGGRAQGSREVIYLQTNDAGSLLKFTDTYTKAVGGQMVVAMEPPAADASVPREGLVNVRDFTVKGEAQLDRVAAGAPNGAGSGVSFSALRAEFTRQNGALTIRDGVVKGPMIGATIEGSIDYAGNQVCMSGTFVPMYGVNNIFGQIPLFGIFLGGGNNEGLIGVTYEVVGTPDKPSMRVNPISAMAPGLFRKIFEFNTGKQQNSPIDELPSSQSGDSPTASARTLSNGCSLARR, from the coding sequence ATGCCGGGGCGGGGAGCATCGATCCCTGTCGACGGCTGCGGTCCCGGCGGCGCTCAATCCAACGACGGGCGCCTGTATCGAGAGGCAATGGCAAGGAATACGTCGCCCCAGGATCATAATCGGGATTTCGGTCGGAACGGCGGCCATCAGGAGCAGCCGCAATGGAACGAGGCCGACTGGGATCAAGATCAGGAGGAGGAGGCGGGTCATCGCGCTCGTCGCCTGTTGTCGCGTTCCAGCTCACGCTTTCGCTTCGGTGACGGCCTCTCGGCGCTTCGGCGCGCGCTGCCGGGCGGACGCTGGCTTCGCCGGATGTCCATCGTCCTCGGCGCCTTGATCATCATCTTCGTTGGCTGCTTTGGCGCGCTGTGGTGGCGGCTCGGCGCCGGCCCCATCAATGTCGACGTGGCCACGCCCTGGCTAGCCGCCGCGATCGAGGACAATATCGGCCACGGCAACACCGTGGAGGTTGGTGGTACGCAGATCGAGCGCGCCGGGCGGATCCGGATTGCCGTGCGCATCCGCGACATCATCGTTCGCGATCACGACCATGCCATTGTCGCCAGCGCACCGAAGGCCGAGGTGAGGCTGTCGGGAGTCGCACTTCTCAGCGGGCATCTACGCGCGGAAAGCCTGAACCTCGTCGATGCCGAGCTTGCGATCCGGATCGCACCTGATGGGACCGTCACGGTGTCCGCCGGCGATACGGCGAAACCGCTCGCAACCGGCGTCGCGTCCAAGAAGGAAGCGGGCCTGCCGCCGACATTCCCGCGTAATGGCGTCCCGCCGCCGCCGTTCGGGATGGCGCCGGCAACCCCCGACGCGCCCTCTCAGGCCGCGCCTCAACCCACTGCGCAGAACGGAATCCTTCAGGGCCTCGACTGGCTCGACAGCTTGAGCATGACCGGCCTCGACGGCCAGAACCTCAACGAGATCGGTCTCAAGAACGGCAATTTGATTGTCGACGACCAGCAGCGCGGCAGCAAATGGACGTTTGAGAACATCACGCTCAGCCTGCGCCGGCCGAGCCATGGCGGTGTCACGCTCAGCCTGGGCGAGGAGGGCGCGCACCCCTGGTCGCTACGCGCCACGATCGGCCCCGCGGAGAATGGTGTGCGTTCGCTTGATATCCGCGCCGATAGGGTCTCGACCTCCAACATCCTGCTGGCGCTGCGGGTGAAGGACCTGACCTATACGGCCGATCTGCCTCTGACCGGCGAGATGAAGGGCGAGCTCGGCCGCGACGGCGTGCCGACATTCTTCCGCGGCAAGGTCACGGTCGGCGCGGGCAATATCATCGACACCGATACGCCCGACTATCCGATGGCGATCGACTCGGCCGAAATCAACGTCGAATGGGATGCGGGACGGCGGGTGCTGGTCGCGCCGTTCAAGATTCTCTCGGGCGCCAATCGCCTGACGCTGCTGGCTCATCTCGAGCCGCCAAACGGCACCACCAACGACTGGCAGCTCGGCTTCAGCGGCGGTTCGATCCTGCTCGGCGGCATCGACAACGAGCCGCCACTCGTCTTCAACCGCATCGCGATCGGCTTCCGCTTCGATACCGATCACAAGCGCATGCTGCTGACGCAGGCCGATATCAGCAACGGCGAGATCGGTGTCGCCGGCACCGGCGCGATCGACTATTCAGGCGAACCGCGCCTGACCCTCGGCTTTGCGGGAACGCCGATGTCGGCCTCTGCGCTGAAGCGGATGTGGCCGACGCTGGTCGTGCCGGAGTTGCGCCAGTGGGTGATCGAGCGGATCGAGCGCGGCACGCTCCAGCGGATCGAGGTCGGCATCAATTCGCCGACGCGCAACCTTCCGCGCAAGGGGCCGCCCATTCCCGATGACGGCCTGTCGGTCAACATCGTGGCGAGCGGCGTCGCGGTCCGGCCCGTGGATGGCATGCCGGTGGTGCATGATGCTGACCTCAAGGCGCACGTGACCGGACGCACGGCTACCGTGAATATCGGCCAAGGCATTGCCGACACGCCCGCGGGCCGCAAGATCACGATCTCGGATTTCATCTTCGAGGTGCCTGATATGGCGCCCAAGCCGTCGCCCTCGCGGACCCGATTCCGCGTCGAGGGCCCGGTGCCAGCGGCAGCCGAAATGCTATCCAATGATCGCCTCAGCGACCTGTCGTCGACCGTGGTCGATCCCAACACCAGCAAGGGCACCTTCACGGCCAACATCCAGCTTGCTCTGCCGGTCAAGGGCGAACTGACCAAGGCGGACACGGTCTATGCCGTCACCGCCGATCTGAACGGCTTTGCCGCCGACAAGCTGGTGATGAACCAGAAGCTCGAGGCCAACAATCTCAAGATCGTCGCCAACAACCAGGGCTATCAGGTCAAGGGCGACGTCAAGATCAACGGGCAGGCGGCCTCGCTCGACTACCGCAAGGCGACCGACGGTGACGCGGACGTCAAATTGCAGACGACACTGGACGACGCCGGCCGTGCCCGCCTGGGCTTCGACCTCAGTCCGGCCGTGAGCGGGTCGGTACCGATCAAGTTGTCGGGCAAGATTGCCGGCGGTCCTGACGCAACGACGAAGCTCGGCATCGAGGCCGACCTGACCTCGGTGAAACTCGACAACATCCTCCCCGGCTGGGTCAAGCTGCCGGGCAAATCGAGCAAGGCGACATTCAAGGTGGTGCCGACGGCACAATCAACGCGGCTCGAGGACATCGTCGTCGAGGGCGGCGGCGCCTCGATCAAGGGCTCGCTGGAAGTGGATCCGAACGGCGATCTCATGAACGCGAACTTCCCGATCTACGCGCCGTCGGACGGCGACAAGACGTCGTTGAAGGTCGAGCGCGGTCAGGATGGCGTTGTCAGGGGCACCATGCGCGGCGACGTCTTCGACGGCCGCGGCTTCCTGAAGTCGGCGATCTCAGGGAATTCAAAGGACGACAGCAAGAGCAAGCTGAAGAACGTCGATTTCGACATGGACGTGAAGCTCGGCACGGTCGCCGGCTTCAACGGCGAGGCAATGCGCAGCGTCGATGCCAAGATGTCGAAGCGCAGCGGCGCCATCAAGGCGTTCTCGCTGAGCGGCAGGATCGGTCAGAACACCCCGGTGGCCGCCGACTTACGCGGCGGGCGCGCGCAGGGCAGCCGCGAGGTGATCTATCTCCAGACCAATGATGCCGGATCGCTACTGAAGTTCACCGACACCTACACCAAGGCGGTCGGCGGCCAGATGGTGGTGGCGATGGAGCCGCCCGCAGCCGATGCTTCGGTGCCCAGGGAAGGCCTCGTCAACGTGCGCGATTTCACGGTGAAGGGCGAGGCACAGCTCGATCGGGTTGCTGCGGGCGCACCCAACGGAGCTGGGAGCGGGGTCTCCTTCAGTGCGTTACGCGCCGAATTCACGCGGCAGAACGGCGCGCTGACCATCCGCGATGGTGTGGTCAAGGGACCGATGATCGGCGCCACCATTGAGGGCTCGATCGACTACGCCGGCAACCAGGTGTGCATGAGCGGCACGTTCGTGCCGATGTACGGTGTGAACAACATCTTCGGCCAGATTCCGCTGTTCGGCATCTTCCTCGGCGGCGGCAACAATGAGGGATTGATCGGGGTGACCTATGAGGTCGTCGGTACGCCGGACAAGCCGTCGATGCGCGTCAACCCCATTTCGGCGATGGCGCCGGGCCTGTTCCGCAAGATCTTCGAGTTCAACACCGGCAAGCAACAGAACTCGCCGATCGACGAGCTGCCGTCGTCGCAGTCCGGCGACAGCCCGACGGCATCGGCAAGAACGCTGTCGAACGGTTGCAGCCTCGCGCGGCGATAG
- a CDS encoding DoxX family protein, whose protein sequence is MNFPYLTRYQPILLSLFRFVTALLLFQYGLTKLFHIPMVAAFANPPPLIWAAGLIELVLGAALMIGLFTRLSAFILSGEMAFAYFLGHVFHVSKEGPPVFLPLLNNGTAAILFCFACLYLSAAGGGPVSVDAVIGKESDAPGGAFARR, encoded by the coding sequence ATGAACTTTCCCTATCTCACTCGCTATCAGCCGATTCTCTTGAGCCTGTTTCGCTTCGTCACTGCACTGCTGCTGTTCCAGTACGGTTTGACCAAGCTTTTCCACATTCCGATGGTGGCCGCGTTCGCAAATCCTCCACCGCTGATCTGGGCGGCCGGCCTGATTGAGCTCGTGCTTGGCGCGGCACTGATGATCGGACTGTTCACCCGGCTCTCGGCCTTCATCCTCTCCGGCGAAATGGCCTTCGCCTACTTCCTTGGCCACGTATTCCATGTCTCCAAGGAAGGCCCGCCGGTTTTCTTGCCGCTGCTCAACAACGGCACCGCCGCGATCCTGTTCTGCTTTGCCTGCCTCTATCTCTCGGCAGCGGGCGGCGGCCCGGTCAGCGTCGATGCGGTGATCGGCAAGGAGAGCGATGCACCGGGCGGCGCCTTCGCGCGGCGCTGA